The following proteins are co-located in the Paenibacillus sp. FSL H8-0079 genome:
- a CDS encoding 2-phosphosulfolactate phosphatase gives MRVDVVGNVNELRTIDVAGRSAVVIDVLCTTSTIVTALAYDAAAVIAVETVPQAKQMEMKDCIRGGERFDKKITGFEVGNSPYEYMTEDIADKTIILTTTDGTRALIKASKAKHVLAGSFLNVQAVATVLCELQRDVLLLCAGTQDEFALEDGLCAGCIIEELHRQSYSPIQLNDLGIVLHQAISQCQDSIPDMMRISSGGRRLEKLGRVHDISYCSQLNLLDCVPLMGEGNRMAPYRGIRGEKIFKLL, from the coding sequence GTGCGAGTTGATGTCGTAGGCAATGTGAATGAGTTACGCACCATTGATGTTGCAGGGCGTAGTGCGGTTGTCATTGATGTATTATGTACGACCAGTACAATTGTTACAGCCCTGGCATATGACGCTGCGGCTGTGATTGCCGTAGAGACGGTTCCACAAGCCAAGCAAATGGAAATGAAAGATTGCATTCGGGGCGGGGAGCGTTTTGACAAAAAAATTACTGGATTCGAGGTGGGTAATTCCCCCTATGAATATATGACTGAAGACATTGCAGATAAAACCATCATATTAACTACAACCGATGGGACCCGGGCCTTGATCAAAGCTTCCAAGGCGAAACATGTACTCGCTGGATCATTTCTGAATGTGCAGGCTGTCGCAACAGTTCTATGCGAGCTGCAAAGAGATGTATTGCTGTTGTGTGCGGGGACACAGGATGAATTTGCACTGGAGGATGGCTTATGTGCTGGATGTATTATCGAAGAGCTACACCGACAATCCTATTCTCCCATTCAATTGAACGATCTCGGTATTGTACTTCATCAGGCGATATCCCAATGCCAGGACAGCATCCCGGATATGATGAGAATATCATCTGGTGGGCGAAGGCTTGAAAAGTTAGGCAGGGTTCATGATATTTCGTATTGCTCTCAGTTAAATCTGCTGGATTGTGTTCCCTTGATGGGAGAAGGGAACCGTATGGCGCCTTATCGTGGGATACGCGGGGAGAAGATATTCAAGTTGCTGTGA
- the spoIIIAC gene encoding stage III sporulation protein AC gives MNLEVNAIFQIAGIGIIIAMIHTVLKQMGKEDMAHWVTVIGFVVVLFMVVRMLDSLLQEIKSIFLFQ, from the coding sequence ATGAATCTAGAAGTGAACGCAATCTTTCAAATTGCGGGTATCGGAATCATTATTGCCATGATTCACACGGTACTGAAACAAATGGGAAAGGAAGATATGGCTCACTGGGTGACCGTAATCGGATTTGTCGTTGTTTTGTTCATGGTGGTCCGGATGCTGGACAGCCTGCTACAAGAGATCAAATCGATATTTCTTTTTCAATGA
- a CDS encoding DUF1385 domain-containing protein encodes MPQQSKPVSYGGQAVIEGVMFGGKHVNVTAVRRKDGEITYLEVPKQDKSWVTKLRRIPLLRGIVSIIDSSVKGSRHLNYSADAYADDELEPEEKAKQKEKEGSGWSLSMIIGVTAVAILSFLFGKVVLTLLPVVIENFLFKNAFDNQFLHNLLEGGIKLILLLAYLWLISQTPMIKRLFQYHGAEHKVISAHEAGEELTPENVQKYSRLHYRCGSSFIMLTVIIGVFLYSLFTYDNLWERMGQRLLLLPVVLGISFELLKLTNSVRDIPVLRYLGYPGLWLQLLTTKEPTNEQVEVSIASFNRMRELDAKLANVSATSEVPVATLDPVKG; translated from the coding sequence TTGCCTCAACAATCCAAGCCTGTCAGCTATGGGGGGCAAGCTGTCATTGAAGGCGTAATGTTCGGTGGGAAACATGTCAACGTTACAGCTGTTCGTAGAAAAGACGGCGAAATTACGTATCTGGAAGTTCCCAAGCAAGACAAGTCCTGGGTCACAAAATTGCGGCGGATTCCTTTATTACGCGGAATTGTCAGCATTATAGATTCAAGTGTCAAAGGTAGCAGACATCTCAATTATTCTGCTGACGCCTATGCTGATGATGAACTGGAACCGGAAGAGAAAGCCAAGCAAAAAGAGAAAGAAGGTTCGGGCTGGAGCCTTAGCATGATCATCGGTGTAACTGCCGTAGCTATCCTTTCATTCCTTTTTGGTAAAGTTGTGCTGACATTGCTTCCTGTTGTTATCGAGAATTTTCTATTTAAAAATGCATTCGACAATCAGTTTTTGCATAATTTACTGGAAGGCGGCATTAAGCTGATCCTGTTACTCGCCTATCTGTGGTTAATTTCACAGACGCCGATGATCAAACGTCTCTTCCAGTATCATGGAGCGGAACACAAGGTGATCAGCGCACATGAGGCTGGCGAAGAATTGACACCCGAGAATGTGCAAAAGTACAGCCGACTGCACTACCGTTGTGGAAGCAGCTTTATTATGTTGACTGTCATTATTGGGGTGTTTCTCTACTCCCTCTTCACGTACGATAACCTCTGGGAACGGATGGGTCAGCGTTTGCTATTGTTGCCTGTTGTACTGGGCATTTCTTTTGAACTGTTAAAGCTCACGAATTCAGTACGTGATATTCCTGTACTGCGTTATCTCGGATACCCGGGATTGTGGCTGCAATTGCTGACAACAAAAGAACCGACTAATGAACAGGTAGAAGTATCCATTGCTTCGTTTAATCGTATGCGTGAGTTGGATGCCAAGCTCGCCAATGTCTCTGCTACATCAGAAGTACCTGTTGCAACACTCGATCCTGTGAAAGGGTGA
- the spoIIIAD gene encoding stage III sporulation protein AD: protein MEIIQVVGLALIATVLILVIKEQKPMFAFLIAAATGIVIFMLLIGKIGAVIEVLKRLAENSGMESIYLKTVLKIIGIAYIAEFGAQIVRDAGQESIASKIELAGKVLILVLAIPIISIIIETVMKLMPV from the coding sequence GTGGAAATTATACAAGTTGTAGGTTTGGCGCTCATCGCAACAGTGCTCATTCTGGTCATTAAGGAACAGAAGCCGATGTTTGCCTTTCTGATTGCTGCCGCGACTGGCATCGTCATCTTCATGTTGTTGATTGGCAAGATCGGTGCAGTCATCGAGGTGTTGAAGCGGCTTGCTGAGAATTCAGGCATGGAGAGTATTTATCTGAAAACGGTGCTGAAAATTATTGGCATAGCGTACATTGCTGAATTTGGTGCACAGATTGTAAGGGATGCAGGCCAGGAAAGCATTGCTTCCAAAATCGAACTGGCTGGTAAGGTACTGATCCTTGTACTTGCTATACCGATCATCAGCATTATTATCGAAACCGTCATGAAGCTGATGCCGGTGTAG
- the spoIIIAB gene encoding stage III sporulation protein SpoIIIAB, whose protein sequence is MVNMFGAVIILLASTLAGFYKARQYALRPRQLRELIAALQRLMTEINYGLTPLPDAMGKMGAQTKEPVKTLFLHAATQMEPPHGLTARESLQSGVDLAWGRSAMKADEREVMLQLSFSLGTSDRQDQTKHISLAIQQLMHEESRAQADQMKYERMSRSLGMLVGALIVILIF, encoded by the coding sequence TTGGTTAACATGTTTGGTGCGGTAATCATTCTGCTAGCCAGCACCCTCGCCGGTTTTTACAAGGCCAGACAATATGCATTAAGACCGAGACAGTTGCGAGAACTCATTGCAGCCCTCCAGCGACTAATGACAGAGATTAATTATGGGCTCACTCCCCTTCCCGATGCCATGGGCAAGATGGGAGCACAGACCAAAGAACCTGTAAAGACGCTTTTCCTTCATGCAGCCACACAGATGGAACCTCCTCATGGACTCACTGCCCGGGAAAGTCTGCAGTCCGGTGTAGATCTGGCTTGGGGAAGATCGGCCATGAAGGCTGACGAGCGGGAAGTGATGCTGCAATTAAGCTTCAGCCTTGGCACAAGTGACCGTCAGGATCAGACCAAACATATATCGTTAGCCATTCAACAACTAATGCATGAGGAATCCCGGGCCCAGGCCGATCAAATGAAATATGAACGAATGAGCCGAAGCCTCGGGATGCTTGTCGGAGCGTTAATCGTCATTCTGATCTTCTGA
- a CDS encoding YqhR family membrane protein, whose translation MTERKHEDTSQDEGQRPKERQQKDKGRRATQRQGQAHYYTKPFSFALELGFFAGFIWGGLHWLFYLLHFTIVPVGFLAEPFFKHEYIYTAAGHLTGWLFFIVFSILASLLYTFTIRKLKGPLPGMVYGIVWWLILFILVGPKLGMMKPLNGLTWDSIITELCFFLLWGLFIGYTVAMEYTDERKREPEQAGA comes from the coding sequence ATGACAGAGCGTAAGCATGAAGATACATCACAAGATGAAGGTCAACGTCCGAAAGAACGGCAGCAAAAAGACAAAGGCAGACGCGCTACCCAGAGGCAAGGTCAAGCACACTACTACACCAAGCCATTTTCCTTTGCGTTAGAGCTTGGCTTCTTTGCCGGTTTTATCTGGGGTGGGCTACATTGGCTATTCTATCTGCTACATTTTACAATTGTGCCGGTGGGATTTCTGGCCGAACCTTTTTTCAAACATGAATATATATATACCGCAGCTGGGCATTTGACAGGCTGGCTGTTTTTTATCGTCTTTTCCATCTTGGCATCCTTGCTCTACACGTTCACGATTAGAAAACTGAAAGGGCCATTACCCGGCATGGTGTATGGAATCGTCTGGTGGCTGATTCTCTTTATACTGGTAGGACCAAAACTGGGGATGATGAAGCCTTTGAACGGTTTAACGTGGGATTCGATCATCACAGAACTCTGTTTCTTTTTGCTATGGGGGCTGTTCATTGGTTACACGGTAGCCATGGAGTACACGGACGAACGCAAACGCGAGCCAGAGCAAGCGGGGGCATAG
- the spoIIIAA gene encoding stage III sporulation protein AA: MKVNWKELFPEPIRTILGRMPPALLDQVEEVRIREGRPLEINAGNTYHFLTPQGSPTGNPEEAYVPQKEVTHRLLDLISNHSLYTLEEELRKGFITIPGGHRIGLAGRTVLSGGRVEYLRDINGFNVRVAREVHGVADRILPYLLDMKSGQVFHTLILSPPQQGKTTLLRDLARQISSGTTKLTGGSELLQGIRPRLKVGIVDERSEIAGSYKGVPGFDVGPRTDVMDGCPKAEGMMMMLRSMSPDVLIVDEIGRPEDAEAVMEALHAGVSVIATAHGRDLSELSARPALRTLIAEQMFQRYVQLQRTSRGMTFRLADGKMRVLQQTGAGGEAFG; this comes from the coding sequence ATGAAGGTGAACTGGAAGGAACTTTTTCCGGAACCGATCCGCACCATTCTCGGAAGAATGCCACCCGCTCTATTGGACCAAGTGGAGGAAGTACGTATTCGTGAAGGCAGACCCCTGGAGATAAATGCAGGCAACACATACCACTTCCTGACACCTCAAGGTAGCCCGACAGGGAACCCGGAAGAAGCATATGTTCCTCAGAAAGAAGTGACGCATAGGTTGCTGGATCTGATCAGTAACCATTCACTTTATACATTGGAAGAGGAACTGCGTAAAGGGTTCATCACCATACCCGGGGGACATCGAATTGGACTTGCTGGCCGAACCGTACTAAGCGGTGGACGTGTAGAATACCTACGCGACATCAACGGATTTAACGTTCGGGTAGCACGTGAGGTACATGGAGTGGCTGATCGTATCCTTCCTTATCTTCTCGATATGAAGAGCGGACAGGTCTTCCATACATTGATCCTTTCACCGCCTCAACAGGGAAAAACGACGTTGCTGCGAGATCTGGCGAGACAGATTAGCAGTGGTACGACGAAGCTTACGGGGGGCAGTGAACTGCTTCAGGGAATACGTCCGCGTCTGAAAGTGGGCATTGTGGATGAAAGGTCCGAAATCGCCGGTAGCTACAAAGGAGTACCTGGATTCGACGTGGGCCCAAGAACAGATGTGATGGACGGTTGTCCGAAGGCTGAGGGCATGATGATGATGCTCCGCTCCATGTCGCCCGATGTCCTGATTGTGGACGAGATTGGTCGTCCGGAGGATGCTGAGGCGGTAATGGAAGCCCTGCATGCAGGCGTCTCTGTGATCGCGACTGCTCATGGCCGTGACCTGTCGGAGCTGTCGGCCAGACCCGCGCTCAGAACCTTAATTGCGGAGCAGATGTTTCAACGGTATGTACAACTGCAACGGACGAGCCGAGGCATGACCTTTCGGCTGGCTGATGGCAAAATGCGTGTGTTGCAGCAGACCGGGGCAGGAGGTGAAGCCTTTGGTTAA
- the aroQ gene encoding type II 3-dehydroquinate dehydratase has product MKRIIVINGPNLNMLGVREPGIYGTLSLKDIEDKIRRQADELGVSIAFYQSNHEGDIIDRIHAAMGEADGIILNAGAFTHYSYAIRDAINAVKVPTVEVHLSNIHAREAFRHHSVIAAETIGQIAGFGEVSYELGLLALVRHLDKQT; this is encoded by the coding sequence ATGAAACGAATTATTGTGATCAATGGTCCGAACCTGAACATGCTTGGTGTACGTGAACCGGGCATCTATGGAACGCTTAGTCTGAAGGATATTGAGGACAAAATTCGCAGACAGGCTGATGAACTTGGCGTCTCCATCGCTTTTTATCAATCGAACCATGAAGGGGACATCATTGACCGCATTCATGCAGCGATGGGTGAGGCAGACGGAATCATACTGAATGCCGGAGCATTTACCCATTATAGCTATGCTATACGTGATGCAATCAATGCTGTTAAAGTCCCTACAGTGGAAGTACATCTATCCAACATTCATGCACGCGAAGCGTTCAGACATCATTCAGTGATTGCAGCGGAAACAATCGGGCAGATTGCCGGATTTGGCGAAGTAAGCTATGAACTGGGATTGCTGGCTCTTGTGCGTCATCTGGACAAACAAACCTGA
- a CDS encoding aspartate kinase yields the protein MSLYVMKFGGSSVGDTERMKRVAGRVVEKADEGHRCVVVVSAMGDTTDDLIDQAKQLNSELPAREMDMLLTTGEQISISLLSMAIQALGRKAVSFTGWQAGFRTEPVHGKARIHDIHPDRVNAALAEGNIVIVAGFQGMTEDGEITTLGRGGSDTTAVALAAAIKADACEIYTDVDGIYSTDPRIVKVARKLKEISYDEMLELANLGAAVLHPRAVEYAKHSGVPLIVRSSFNHNEGTVVKEEAAMEQGVVVSGIAYDKNVARISILGVPDVPGVLAEVFGALASNQLDVDIIVQSGVMDGKADFSFSVALSDREDALRVIEGLHSRLPYREVTSEENLVKISIVGAGMVSHPGVAAKMFKVISAEGVSIKMVSTSEIKVSCVIDGDKLHDVIKALHTAYDLDTAEQAVIGGPQDRR from the coding sequence TTGTCATTGTACGTCATGAAATTTGGGGGCAGCTCGGTCGGAGATACTGAACGCATGAAGCGTGTAGCCGGACGTGTTGTAGAAAAAGCTGATGAAGGACATCGATGTGTAGTCGTGGTTTCGGCCATGGGGGATACAACAGATGATTTGATTGATCAGGCAAAACAATTGAATAGTGAACTGCCTGCTCGTGAGATGGATATGCTCTTAACGACAGGAGAACAGATTTCGATTTCTTTGTTATCGATGGCTATTCAAGCGCTTGGACGTAAGGCAGTATCGTTTACGGGCTGGCAAGCGGGATTCCGCACAGAGCCGGTTCACGGAAAAGCACGTATTCATGATATTCATCCCGACCGTGTGAATGCAGCGCTTGCTGAAGGCAACATTGTTATTGTTGCAGGCTTCCAGGGCATGACGGAAGACGGCGAGATCACAACACTGGGTCGTGGTGGTTCGGATACAACAGCTGTCGCGCTGGCCGCAGCCATTAAGGCGGATGCGTGCGAGATCTATACGGATGTAGATGGAATCTATTCTACAGACCCGCGGATCGTTAAGGTTGCGCGTAAGTTGAAGGAAATATCGTATGACGAAATGCTGGAACTCGCTAATTTGGGAGCAGCGGTGCTGCATCCGCGTGCAGTAGAGTACGCGAAGCATTCCGGTGTACCTTTAATTGTAAGATCCAGCTTTAACCATAATGAAGGAACGGTTGTGAAGGAGGAAGCAGCAATGGAACAAGGCGTAGTGGTTAGTGGTATTGCCTATGACAAAAATGTGGCTCGCATCAGTATTTTGGGTGTGCCGGATGTACCAGGAGTTCTGGCTGAAGTATTTGGTGCGCTTGCATCCAATCAGCTGGATGTGGACATTATCGTTCAGAGCGGAGTGATGGATGGCAAAGCGGACTTCTCGTTCTCTGTTGCTCTGTCTGATCGTGAGGACGCATTGCGTGTCATTGAAGGCCTTCACAGCCGCTTGCCTTACCGTGAAGTCACATCTGAAGAGAACCTCGTTAAAATCTCCATTGTTGGCGCAGGCATGGTTAGTCACCCAGGTGTAGCTGCCAAGATGTTCAAAGTCATTTCTGCTGAGGGCGTGAGCATCAAGATGGTGAGTACTTCCGAGATCAAAGTATCTTGTGTCATTGACGGAGATAAGCTGCATGACGTCATTAAGGCATTGCATACAGCATATGATCTTGACACTGCTGAGCAAGCCGTTATTGGCGGACCTCAAGATCGCAGATAA
- the spoIIIAE gene encoding stage III sporulation protein AE — protein MKSMHHKPQWRLTVVLMLCFLFGILGQVTATSPSGEWMEQQADQLPKDQVEKYWDQLMQQYGGFFPDGKTPSFMDMLIPGNEGFSLKSVFVAIGTFMLHEILYNGKLLVTIVMLSVLSMILETLQTAFEKNNISKIAYSICYMVIIIIAINSFSVAIGYAKDAITGMINFMMAMVPLLFTLLASMGNVITVSVTHPLIIFMIHLVSTLIHMLVFPLLFFSAVLHLVSSLSDKYKLTQLADLLRNISVALLGILLTMFLGVISVQGASGSVADGVSLKAAKYIAGNFVPVVGRTFADATDTVITASLLVKNAIGLTGVIIILFLCAFPALKILALALIYNVTGAIMQPLGDTPIVGCLQAIGKSMIYVFAALAAVGLMFFLAITILLTAGNLTVMMR, from the coding sequence ATGAAATCAATGCATCATAAGCCGCAGTGGCGCCTTACGGTTGTGCTGATGCTCTGTTTTCTGTTTGGTATCCTGGGACAGGTTACTGCAACCTCGCCTTCCGGTGAGTGGATGGAGCAGCAGGCCGATCAGCTTCCCAAGGATCAGGTGGAGAAATACTGGGATCAACTGATGCAACAATACGGTGGTTTCTTCCCGGATGGGAAGACCCCTTCCTTCATGGATATGTTAATCCCCGGCAATGAAGGGTTCAGCCTGAAATCGGTATTTGTAGCCATAGGAACCTTCATGCTGCATGAAATTTTATATAACGGCAAGCTTCTGGTCACAATTGTGATGTTAAGCGTACTGAGCATGATTCTGGAGACCCTTCAGACCGCATTTGAGAAAAATAATATTAGCAAAATTGCCTATTCCATCTGTTATATGGTCATCATCATCATTGCGATCAACAGCTTCAGTGTGGCGATAGGATACGCCAAGGATGCCATAACGGGCATGATCAACTTCATGATGGCGATGGTTCCCTTGTTATTCACACTGCTCGCGTCCATGGGTAACGTCATCACCGTCTCTGTGACTCATCCACTCATCATTTTCATGATCCATCTGGTGAGTACATTGATTCACATGCTGGTATTCCCGCTACTCTTTTTCTCAGCTGTACTGCATCTCGTCAGTTCATTATCTGACAAGTACAAGCTGACACAGCTGGCAGACCTCCTGCGCAATATTAGCGTGGCGCTGCTGGGTATCTTGCTGACGATGTTTCTGGGCGTAATCTCGGTTCAGGGAGCATCGGGCTCCGTAGCGGATGGAGTCAGCCTGAAGGCCGCCAAATACATCGCAGGCAACTTTGTCCCAGTTGTAGGCAGAACATTTGCGGATGCGACGGATACGGTAATTACAGCTTCTTTACTTGTCAAAAATGCAATTGGACTCACTGGAGTGATCATCATTCTGTTTCTATGTGCCTTTCCGGCACTCAAGATCCTGGCTCTTGCCCTGATATACAACGTTACTGGTGCCATTATGCAACCGCTCGGAGACACCCCGATCGTAGGATGTCTGCAGGCCATTGGCAAGAGCATGATCTACGTATTTGCGGCGCTGGCAGCCGTCGGGCTGATGTTTTTCTTGGCGATCACCATCCTGCTGACTGCGGGGAATCTGACTGTAATGATGCGCTGA
- a CDS encoding patatin-like phospholipase family protein, with protein sequence MLINAVFEGGGVKGISLAGAVQGAQDCGIQFNRVAGTSSGSIVAALLAAGYRAEEMKVIIENTPFASLLRRSPIFNTRWIGPAARLFLKKGLYSGEALESWIRKMLEQKGIRTFADLPQGKLLITASDISNGTILVLPDDIRRFGIDPSKLDVAKAVRMSCSIPYFFDPVVIRKSPVFSKGLAFQDQFVYVVDGGLLSNFPLWLFDGDRSERWGDVIPVVGFKMVGKTEVEPARIKGPLSMLQALVETMLTAHDERYIEQINRFRTVKIPTLGIKPTQFHLSVQDSTALYRSGATAGTEFFNGWNTKMYDDQLDKQRKELRKKQGEAPPLIPV encoded by the coding sequence GTGTTAATTAACGCGGTGTTTGAAGGTGGAGGCGTCAAAGGAATCTCGCTTGCGGGTGCTGTACAGGGTGCTCAAGACTGCGGCATTCAGTTTAATCGAGTAGCAGGCACATCATCCGGTTCCATTGTAGCAGCCCTGCTAGCGGCCGGTTACCGGGCCGAAGAGATGAAAGTCATCATTGAGAATACGCCGTTTGCTTCATTGCTGCGTCGTTCCCCCATATTTAATACCCGATGGATCGGACCCGCAGCGAGGCTGTTCTTGAAAAAAGGTTTGTATTCGGGGGAAGCCCTAGAATCATGGATTCGCAAGATGCTGGAGCAGAAAGGGATTCGCACGTTTGCTGACTTGCCGCAAGGCAAGCTGCTCATTACCGCATCAGATATATCCAATGGGACCATTCTGGTGCTGCCGGACGATATTCGGCGATTCGGCATTGATCCTTCCAAGCTGGATGTTGCGAAAGCGGTACGTATGAGTTGCAGTATTCCGTATTTTTTCGATCCGGTCGTGATACGCAAATCGCCGGTATTCTCCAAAGGTCTAGCTTTTCAAGATCAGTTCGTATATGTCGTAGATGGTGGGTTGCTTAGCAATTTTCCGTTGTGGCTCTTCGATGGGGATCGTTCGGAACGATGGGGAGATGTTATTCCGGTTGTCGGATTCAAGATGGTGGGTAAGACGGAAGTGGAACCTGCCCGGATTAAAGGACCGCTAAGCATGCTTCAGGCTCTTGTGGAGACGATGCTGACCGCTCATGATGAGCGCTATATCGAACAGATTAACCGGTTTCGTACAGTGAAGATACCAACGCTTGGGATTAAACCGACGCAGTTTCATTTATCGGTACAGGACAGCACAGCTTTATATCGATCAGGAGCTACCGCAGGAACTGAATTTTTCAATGGATGGAATACGAAAATGTATGATGATCAGCTGGACAAACAAAGAAAAGAACTGCGCAAGAAACAGGGGGAAGCCCCACCTCTGATCCCTGTATAA
- the efp gene encoding elongation factor P — protein sequence MISVNDFKTGLTVQVDNDIYTVLDFQHVKPGKGAAFVRSKLKNLRNGNTVEKTFRAGETIGRAIIENRGVSYLYASGTEHTFMDNETYDQFTLTSDQLEWELNFLKENMVVKIVSYQGEILGIDLPTSVELKVIETEPSVKGNTAQGATKNAKVETGLNVQVPLFINEGDVLLIDTREGKYSSRA from the coding sequence GTGATTTCAGTAAACGATTTTAAAACAGGCTTGACCGTGCAAGTAGATAACGATATCTATACCGTGCTTGATTTCCAACACGTTAAACCAGGTAAAGGCGCTGCCTTCGTACGTTCCAAATTGAAAAACCTGCGTAACGGTAACACCGTTGAAAAAACATTCCGTGCAGGCGAAACGATTGGTCGTGCTATCATCGAAAACCGTGGCGTATCCTACCTGTATGCAAGTGGTACAGAGCACACGTTCATGGATAACGAAACATATGATCAGTTCACATTGACTAGTGATCAACTGGAATGGGAATTGAACTTCCTGAAAGAAAACATGGTCGTTAAGATCGTTAGCTACCAAGGTGAAATCCTCGGAATCGACTTGCCAACAAGCGTTGAGTTGAAAGTTATCGAGACTGAGCCAAGCGTTAAAGGTAACACTGCACAAGGCGCTACCAAAAATGCAAAAGTGGAAACAGGTTTGAACGTACAAGTTCCTTTGTTCATTAACGAAGGTGATGTTCTCCTGATCGATACACGTGAAGGTAAATACTCTTCCCGTGCGTAA
- a CDS encoding Xaa-Pro peptidase family protein codes for MENKRVNKLREAMRERELAAMLITNPINRRYMTGFTGSAGYVLITEQDAFLLTDFRYMSQAPQQAKGFTVVEHGAKPMDTVRELLASANIKEVGFEQDSVTFGTHSAYAEALQSIELKAVSGIVEQLRMFKDEDEIAVMQRAADLADATFSHVLQFAKPGMTEREVDLEMEFFMRKHGATSSSFDTIVASGERSAMPHGVASSKVIGQNELITFDFGALLDGYCSDLTRTIATGTPVPELRKIYDIVLEAQLHTLENLKPGMTGREADALARDIIAGHGYGDQFGHSTGHGLGMEVHEAPRLSKLSDDVLKPGMVVTVEPGIYIDGLGGVRIEDDVVITETGIHILTKSDKKFTVIG; via the coding sequence ATGGAAAACAAACGAGTAAATAAGTTGCGTGAAGCCATGCGTGAGCGTGAACTCGCAGCAATGCTGATTACAAACCCGATTAACCGTCGTTATATGACGGGCTTTACAGGCTCGGCGGGATATGTGCTGATTACGGAACAGGATGCATTCTTGCTGACAGATTTCCGTTACATGTCACAAGCGCCTCAGCAAGCCAAAGGATTTACTGTTGTCGAGCATGGAGCTAAGCCGATGGATACGGTGCGCGAACTGCTTGCATCCGCGAATATCAAAGAAGTGGGCTTCGAGCAGGATAGTGTCACATTCGGCACACATTCCGCTTATGCTGAAGCACTTCAGTCTATTGAACTGAAAGCTGTATCCGGAATCGTGGAACAACTTCGCATGTTCAAGGATGAAGATGAGATCGCAGTCATGCAGAGAGCAGCAGATCTGGCGGATGCCACGTTCAGCCACGTTTTGCAGTTTGCAAAACCAGGTATGACGGAGCGTGAAGTGGATCTGGAGATGGAGTTCTTCATGCGCAAACATGGAGCAACGTCCTCTTCGTTCGACACGATTGTAGCATCTGGTGAACGTTCCGCTATGCCTCACGGTGTAGCGAGCAGCAAGGTCATCGGGCAAAATGAGTTAATTACATTTGACTTCGGTGCACTTTTGGACGGATACTGTTCAGATCTGACACGTACCATTGCAACAGGCACACCTGTACCTGAACTGCGCAAAATTTATGACATTGTACTGGAAGCTCAGTTACATACGCTGGAGAACCTGAAACCGGGTATGACCGGACGGGAAGCAGATGCACTGGCTCGTGATATCATTGCAGGTCACGGATATGGAGATCAGTTCGGACATAGCACAGGCCACGGTCTAGGTATGGAAGTTCATGAAGCTCCTCGCTTGTCCAAGCTTAGCGACGATGTATTGAAACCGGGGATGGTTGTTACCGTTGAACCGGGTATATATATTGATGGGCTTGGCGGCGTGCGTATCGAGGATGACGTAGTGATTACCGAGACGGGTATTCATATTCTCACGAAGTCGGACAAGAAGTTCACCGTAATCGGCTAA